A genomic segment from Aegilops tauschii subsp. strangulata cultivar AL8/78 chromosome 1, Aet v6.0, whole genome shotgun sequence encodes:
- the LOC109761563 gene encoding histone H2B.1-like — MAPKAEKKPAAKKPAEEEPATEKAEKAPAGKKPKAEKRLPAGKTASKEGGSEKRGRKKGKKSVETYKIYIFKVLKQVHPDIGISSKAMSIMNSFINDIFEKLAGEVAKLARYNKKPTITSREIQTSVRLVLPGELAKHAVSEGTKAVTKFTSS, encoded by the coding sequence ATGGCGCCCAAGGCCGAGAAGAAGCCGGCGGCGAAGAAGCCCGCGGAGGAGGAGCCCGCGACGGAGAAGGCCGAGAAGGCCCCcgccgggaagaagcccaaggccGAGAAGCGGCTGCCGGCGGGCAAGACCGCCTCCAAGGAGGGCGGCAGCGAGAAGAGGGGCcggaagaagggcaagaagagcGTCGAGACCTACAAGATCTACATCTTCAAGGTGCTCAAGCAGGTGCACCCCGACATCGGCATCTCCTCCAAGGCCATGTCCATCATGAACTCCTTCATCAACGACATCTTCGAGAAACTCGCCGGGGAGGTCGCCAAGCTCGCCCGCTACAACAAGAAGCCCACCATCACCTCCCGTGAGATCCAGACCTCCGTCCGCCTCGTCCTCCCCGGGGAGCTCGCCAAGCACGCCGTCTCCGAGGGCACCAAGGCCGTCACCAAGTTCACCTCCTCTTAG
- the LOC109761564 gene encoding cell division control protein 48 homolog E-like, which produces MAIHGEPSSSDASGKKDYSMAILERKKSPNRLVVDEATGDENSAVALHPDTMDRLQLFCGDTLLLKGKKRKDTVCIALPDDTCDKTKIRMNKVVRKNLRVRLGDVVSVHQCPDVKFGNRVHILPVDDTVEGITGSMFDAFLKPYFLEAYRPVTKGDLFLVRGGMTSVEFKVVETDPAEYCIVAPDTEIFCDGEPVRREDEEKLDDVGYDDVGGVRKQMAQIRELVELPLRHPQLFKSIGVKPPKGILLYGPPGTGKTLIARAVANETGAFFFLINGPEIMSKLAGESESNLRKAFEEAEKNAPAIIFIDEIDSIAPKREKTNGEVERRIVSQLLTLMDGLKSRAHVIVMGATNRPNSIHPALRRFGRFDREIDIGVPDEVGRLEVLRIHTKNMKLAEDVELEHVSRDTHGYVGADLAALCTEAALQCIREKMDVIDLEDDTIDAEILNSMAVTNDHFKIALGTSNPSALRETVVEVPNVSWEDIGGLESVKRELQETVQYPVEHPEKFEKFGMSPSKGVMFYGPPGCGKTLLAKAIANECQANFISIKGPELLTMWFGESEANVREIFDKARGSAPCVLFFDELDSVATQRGNSVGDAGGAADRVLNQLLTEMDGMNAKKTVFIIGATNRPDIIDPALLRPGRLDQLIYIPLPDVESRLQIFRACLRKSPVAKDVDLNALAKYTQGFSGADITEICQRACKYAIRENIEKDMEKERRQKENPEAMEEDEVDEVAEIKAAHFEESMRYARRSVSDADIRKYQAFAQTLQQSRGFGSEFRFPDQPAAGATAATDPFASAATAAEDDDLYS; this is translated from the coding sequence ATGGCGATCCACGGCGAGCCCTCTTCCTCCGATGCGAGCGGGAAGAAGGACTACTCCATGGCGATTCTCGAGAGAAAGAAGTCGCCGAACCGGCTGGTGGTCGACGAGGCCACCGGCGACGAGAACTCCGCCGTCGCTCTGCACCCGGACACCATGGACAGGCTGCAGCTCTTCTGCGGCGACACCCTCCTGCTCAAGGGCAAGAAGCGGAAAGACACGGTCTGCATTGCGCTCCCAGACGACACATGCGACAAGACCAAGATCCGGATGAACAAGGTCGTCAGGAAGAACCTGAGGGTCCGGCTCGGCGACGTCGTCTCTGTTCATCAGTGCCCGGACGTCAAATTCGGGAATCGCGTGCACATACTTCCCGTCGACGACACGGTCGAAGGAATCACCGGAAGCATGTTCGATGCCTTCCTGAAACCATACTTTCTCGAAGCCTATCGACCCGTCACAAAAGGGGACCTTTTCCTTGTGAGAGGCGGAATGACAAGCGTGGAGTTCAAAGTTGTCGAGACTGACCCTGCAGAGTATTGCATCGTTGCACCTGATACAGAGATATTCTGTGATGGCGAGCCTGTCAGGAGGGAGGACGAGGAGAAGCTGGACGACGTCGGCTACGACGATGTCGGTGGAGTGAGGAAGCAGATGGCCCAGATCAGAGAGCTGGTTGAGCTCCCACTGCGCCATCCCCAGCTTTTCAAGTCCATTGGTGTGAAGCCTCCCAAGGGCATCTTGCTGTATGGGCCACCTGGGACTGGCAAGACCCTCATTGCTAGAGCTGTGGCTAATGAAACAGGTGCTTTCTTTTTCCTGATCAATGGCCCGGAGATTATGTCGAAGCTGGCCGGAGAAAGTGAGAGCAACCTCAGAAAGGCGTTTGAGGAGGCTGAGAAGAACGCGCCGGCCATTATCTTCATCGATGAGATCGATTCCATAGCCCCAAAGAGGGAAAAGACCAACGGAGAAGTCGAAAGGCGTATCGTTTCGCAGCTGCTCACTCTTATGGATGGGCTTAAATCCCGTGCACATGTTATTGTTATGGGTGCTACCAACCGCCCAAATAGCATCCACCCTGCTCTCAGAAGATTTGGTAGGTTTGACCGAGAGATCGACATTGGGGTCCCTGATGAAGTTGGACGGCTTGAGGTTCTCCGGATTCACACTAAAAACATGAAGCTAGCTGAGGATGTTGAACTGGAGCATGTTTCGAGAGACACTCATGGGTATGTCGGCGCTGATCTCGCCGCCCTTTGTACCGAGGCTGCTCTCCAGTGCATTCGGGAGAAGATGGATGTTATAGACCTTGAGGATGACACCATAGATGCAGAGATACTGAATTCTATGGCTGTCACGAACGACCATTTCAAGATTGCACTAGGGACAAGCAACCCATCTGCTCTTCGTGAAACTGTTGTTGAAGTTCCAAATGTCTCTTGGGAGGATATTGGTGGCCTGGAGAGCGTCAAAAGGGAGCTGCAGGAGACCGTCCAGTATCCCGTGGAGCATCCGGAGAAATTTGAGAAGTTTGGTATGTCTCCCTCAAAAGGTGTTATGTTCTATGGACCTCCGGGCTGCGGTAAGACCTTGTTGGCCAAGGCAATTGCTAACGAGTGCCAGGCTAACTTTATTAGCATCAAAGGACCGGAGCTGCTTACCATGTGGTTTGGTGAGAGTGAGGCCAATGTGCGTGAGATTTTCGACAAGGCTAGGGGGTCAGCGCCATGTGTCCTCTTCTTTGATGAGCTTGACTCAGTTGCCACTCAGAGAGGGAACAGTGTTGGTGATGCCGGAGGTGCCGCTGATAGAGTGCTGAATCAGCTTCTTACCGAGATGGACGGAATGAATGCAAAGAAAACTGTGTTCATCATCGGTGCTACCAACAGGCCAGACATCATAGACCCTGCCTTGCTTAGGCCTGGACGCCTTGATCAGCTTATCTACATTCCTCTGCCTGATGTTGAATCCAGGCTCCAGATCTTTAGAGCCTGTCTCAGGAAGTCTCCTGTGGCCAAAGATGTTGACTTGAATGCTCTCGCCAAATACACACAGGGGTTCAGCGGTGCAGATATCACTGAAATCTGCCAGCGTGCATGCAAATATGCCATCAGAGAAAACATTGAGAAGGACATGGAAAAGGAGAGGCGACAGAAGGAAAACCCTGAAGCcatggaggaagacgaagtggacGAGGTCGCTGAGATCAAGGCTGCTCACTTCGAGGAGAGCATGAGGTATGCACGCCGGAGTGTTAGTGATGCTGATATTCGCAAATACCAGGCCTTTGCTCAGACACTGCAGCAGTCCCGTGGTTTCGGTAGCGAGTTCCGATTCCCTGACCAGCCGGCAGCAGGTGCAACCGCTGCGACCGATCCTTTTGCATCCGCTGCCACGGCAGCTGAAGACGATGATTTGTACAGTTAA